From Cucumis melo cultivar AY chromosome 3, USDA_Cmelo_AY_1.0, whole genome shotgun sequence:
CACCAATGACCGAACCATTTATAATAATTGTCAAATTGGAAAAAATGAAGTAcatctttttttaatttctgaCAGTAGCATCTTTTCGCAAAGAAGAAACAACTAAACAAGTTCCTACTCGCCGTTCCAAACCCTAGAGCTTGAGTTATTAACGCCAGATTTGCTATCCCAGTCACAAGCAGCAATCAAGTATGAACCTGAATGGGAATTTGATATGTTGAAAATTgagaagaataaaataaaatacatgaACCTCAATTACTCGTCAAGCTGATTAAGCTCAGCCTTCAGCTGCTCAATCTTAAGCCCCATTGACCTCTGCAACGCCTTCCTTTCGCTGTCAGACAACTTCGCGAGAAGCCCCTCGTACAGTTCTAAAACTTCTTTCACAGCGTCCCGAGCACACTCAGCCTCTTCATCAAAATACACGGTCTCTTTAGACTCCATAGCTGACTCAATTTCTTCTCTAGCTTCGGCGAACTTGAGATTGATCCTGTCCACCTCTCTAACCTGATCGAAATCGGGCTCCGACGAGCCCGAAGCAGCGCTGAAACTCCGAAAAGACTGAAGAGTTACGAACTGACTATTCGAGCTCATTAGATACGAAAAATGGAGATCATCTGCCCGCCATGGCTTCGCAGAGAAGTCCAGAATTCGGCGGAAGCAAGAGGAAGATGAGGAAATTGAAGGCTGAGATATTCCAAGAAGGAATCTGTAGAGGGGAAGGCGTGAACGAGGGCTCATTTTTAGGAATTGAGGTAATAGAATGAAGATGTGAGAAAAGGAACTAACGAAACTTAAAAGTTAAAAGCTAAAAAACCCTTCAGTTCAAACGTTATAAGGGTTTTACACGTAAGACGCAACACAACCAAATATTTTCGCATAATGGCATCGTTTGTTTTGGAATACTTTTGAAcgcttaatttccatttttaattttcatgccacgacaacaataaataaataaataaataaataagagagAACTATAATCtaacgacccaacttcttaTGTTAAGCCGAAgttattactaattaaaaagggtaaataaatttgtaaaattttttttttaaaaaaaatagaataggacaaaaacctcaaattttcattaaaaaaaacataaacaaggaaaatgtgaaataagtataaaataaaatcctaactcgggccctatctagttttaaagaaataaaataaccaataaaAAATGAACTAAAAATGAAATACTAAAATCCGAATCTTGACATAAGCGGTATCCCTATGGCCCGCCACGATCACTTCTAGTCAGTCGTCAGTTTGCCCTTGTTCTTACCTCTATCTCTGCCcagaaaaatggaaatggaaagagtgagtataaaaatactcagtaagggacccactactagtcccactagatgcctgataacttcctattagagtcctgaaaagtggtacccctgaactggcacgtccccgaacacgtgcaatctgtggccccgtaggaacaagctggtctttggtgattcccaagggaacacctaagatGATTGGGTTGTGAGTGGTCCCCTCGaatcactcacgtcatgtcaatgtcagactggtaatcccaTCAGACTACgtagtcataagtgtgagcggcCCTGTCAGGTCTCTCCATCATGTAtgtgtcataatagtggtgatcccgaaggacacccatgtgtctacgactctaataagaagctaacatacatcCTACCCATAGCATGCACACAACATCTCAAcaatcacatcataacttaTCATAACATGTCATAATCACGTCAAATCATGCTATAACATATCAAACCATTATATCACGTCATTCTCAACCACAAAAACTATGTCATTAGGGCAAAGGCGATATCGTCAACGTACTAATCACGCTAACCACAGAGTCAAACCAGTAAGCACAATTTCAATATCAGTCTCTCTCTCAATAACCTCGAGTTATATACTTAGCTATCAATCGTGCGTGACCATATATTCATACATGCGGTCTTTGTATTGTAATTCggaggtctagtaggagaatctcttacctggagatttgcccAACGAGTCCTAATTGCAAAGTCACGCTTCTCCAGCAGCGAAGTCCTactggttagaaacaccaacTTTCATAACTTAATCACCAAAAGACCAAAGACTCCAGACATTCAGTTGAAgtaacttaccctaggtcgtGGTTGCAATGTTTGAGCCCTTAACTGAAGAAATTCCACGCTTCAAAAATCAGTTGGTCCAAGATattccttaagagaaataatttaatttaaccccaaaattaaattatttgagatcCAACAAATTCAAATCTTAGTTGGGTATTCTAAAACacaatcaaacttaccaaactaGGTGAAAAGGACCGAAAGCAAGCTAGCGGCTCAAAGACAGGTGAAACGGCTAGGCGGCTCGAACAGGCGGCTTGCACACGTGTCGTGCGAGCGCGACCCGGGTCGCGGGTCAGTCGCTTCACGTGGTGAAAAGACGCGGGCGCGCGGGTTGGGTTCTGGGTTTGAGCGACGACTGAGATGGTGGGGCTCGGTCTTCCGACGACGCGGCGCTGACCAGGTGGCGGCGAACTCTGCTGGTCGACGACGGAACGAGGCGGCGTTTGGTGACTGGTGCAGACGACGACAGATCGGGGCGGACTGTGGAGGAAGGGACGCGGGCGTGCGGGTCGGGCTCTCGGCTTCAACGGACAGTCGCATTCCACTTCCGGCGACGGTTGTACGAACACAGCGACGACGGGTCTAGCGGCTAAGGCTGTGCGATCGGCTGACGGCGGCGAATctggcggctagggtttttttttctttttttttttttttctctttctttcctttctcaATGAAGGTGATGAtgcttattattattcttcttttctcttttcctaatttaatcaattaaatccacttaatctctttcttatttaaacCCAACAATCTCcgttaaaaaaatcaaaatcaaccaatcacctcaatcttttttccaaataaatatcaccattacatattttcttgatgtctaataaaatcaaattttcataaatcacctaattcaaaacatccaaaattaaaataactacacttaagataataacttaaattccaaatcttggggcgttacatataaTCACTAAACCTTTGGTTTGGTTTAGATTCGTAATTTTAGATCTTGTCATTTGAAATTCcaaaaatgatttattttgtttgaaataCGAAAGTTCGGGAGAGttgtattaaatttttttatgataattaaaaaagaaaaagatattaAGAATTTACTAatatagaaaattataaaatgtCAGTATATAACTTGCCTTTAAACCTgatgaaatattatttttatatgcaataacaaataacaaaattcaTTTGAAATCATTATgcatttaaatattatttttatttttatatgcaataacaaataataaaaattcatttgaaatcattatacatttaaatattatttttatacgcaataacaaataacaaaaattcaTTTGAAATCATTATGCATTTAAATTTAGCAAAACCCTAAGGTTCTAAATAGAGCATAATAGTGTCTTTTCAGgtaattttaatataataaaagtagttttaatttttcaaaataattcttaaataaaattttggacAAAATGCACTTTTTTCGTGAGAATTGAAATTTATATCTATTTAGTTCTTAAAGTTTCAAACTTAACATTTTAGTCTCTCACGTTTAAAAAATACTTCTAAATAGCTCTAACTTAACTATAAGATAACGACATACTTATTAGATTATTCTGTGCTGACGTGGAAGTTGATTCCAATAACATGTTAATTCCGTTTGATTATTTGgcaaaacattattttaaatagGAAAAAACAACAAACTATAGTAGCAAATTACGTTAGATACCTAAAAAGTTCGACCAATATTTAAATTGTAATGGATAATGTAAAAAAATTgctttaaaattttttaaatatgatactgaaattacaaaagaaaatttatggaaacAATGAcacaaaatcaaatatatatacaataaaaacaatatttaattaCAGTCAACTATTAATAAATTTGTAGGAGTTGAGTTCATAAAATAACCCAAAAGTTAGGAACCCTTCATTAAAAGTTCTCATTCTCAAAGAACGCAAACTTAAATCACAATCTTACGAGTGGAAAGTGATCACCAAAACCACAAATCAGGTCAACAAAACCTCAAAGACCAACAGCTCCACTTCAAAACTTGTATAAATTAATGCTCCCTTCATAACAAGTCTTCAGACAAAAACAAACTTTCTAATTGCTTCAGAAAAAACAAGCTTAGAAATTACCCCAAGATGGCAAGGCAACTGCAAATCATACATTCTTCACAAGGCACAACCCAGGTTGGCATGGCTGGTGTGAGCCTTCTCCTCTGTGCTTTTGCATTGTTCATGTGTGCTTCCCATGCCCGAAAATGGCGCCGCCGTTGGAATGCTTGCTTGGATTATGGATACGAGTTTGAGGATCCTGTCATAGAGTTGAACCAAGAAGCAACGGTTGTGACAACGGGACAAGTGAATGCCACCGAGCCAGAGAATGACAACAATGAGATGTTCTTCAGTAGAGAGCAACAAGCTTCTATATGGCACAAGAACATTCTCATGGGTGGGAAATGCCAGCTACCGGACTTCTCAGGAGTCATATTATACGACCCCAATGGAAATGTTGTAACCCCTGCCAAAACTCCACGTCCTTTACTCACCTGGAAGTGAAGAGGCCTATTCAAAATCACAAGGCGAAAAGCCAAGGATAAAATATGCAGCTCgaaatttatctttttcatttgttttccTGTCATCTCCAAGAGCTTATCACTGTATGCAGATTTGTATCTTTCAAACCCCTGGATTGTATGCAGTCTTGAAATGAAAATGATAATTGTATCACCAAAACACAAAAACTGTTCATTTGACATAATCTTAAGAAAGAACCGGCTGATGATTGTAAACGTAGATATGACGACTTTAAAAAGTTATTTTCAATCGTCCAAAACAAGTATTTATCAAATTTTAAGTTTCCTGTGTAGatggacgaagtgactcgaccaCATCAGCAAGTTTAGATTTCAGAGCATCTGGAGATTCCATAAGATGGAATGCCTCTTCTTCCTCAATTTCTAGGACCATAGCAGCAATCTCTCCCGCATCACCACACCTCAGAGACTTGACAAGGGATGAACGTTGTTCATGCATCATCTACAATTTACAACACAATTTGTTAACTCAAGAAAAAGTTAAGAACCTATCGCACAAAAGAACTATGTCAAATAAGAGACAGAGTAGACCAAATAACCTTTATCAAGGTCGAAGTAACGACAATGGATCGACACTTTTCATTGCAGTGTCTTACTGAAGTTAAAATCTTTTTAATGTTGGGGCCAAAACCAAGATCGAACATTGAATCCAACTCATCAAATACCTGTTTCACaaggaaaattataaaaacattaTATATAATGCCAATACTGATGGTTTCGTAAGATTAAAAACTCAGATGCACAAATAATTTCGTCTTAAAGATAAACATGGTAGGGATTTAAAAATGACAAGGGTCAATCCATCAAACAGTTTTTGACTTGATGTAGGCTATAATtggaagaaaaactaaaaaatacgCTATCTCAGAGCAAGGaacagattttctttaaaaaataataataaaaacaattaaaaactATATTATATCATACCAAATTACCAAATACCGTGTAAGAAAAAAGGTAAATAAAAACATCTTTAAAGAGGATGCCGTATGAATATTTCACCACACACCAAGTAATTGATTTCATCAAGAACCACACTACCCTCCTCAATGAGTTCGGAGATTTCATCAGGGGTGCCAATTAACAAACCAATTGAGACATCGGATGCACTTTTCTGAAGCTCTAATTCACCACAACTATTATCCCTTGGAGTTTTGAGCTGCCTGTAATTGCTGATGTATTTGGCCATACAAAACAACTGCAGGGTGCATCCTGTGTCAGCTAAATTGTAGTTGATCTTAACATCTTATTCATGAAGGTCTGAGAAAGTGATAGATAATACCTCTTCAGATAGCTGCGCAGTTGGGCACATAACAAAAGCTCGAGGATGCTTGGACCTTGTTCCATACCTTTTTTCATCCCTTTTTAGATTCTAATAAGAGCAGATGATAGACACACAACAGCGAAAACATAAATCATGACAGAGAAGACAGCATTTTAGACTTTTGGTATTGtacattcttcaaatttagatggaaaatcaaaattcaaattacTCCAAGAGTAGATCAATTAAGAAGCATGGGAGGCGACTGCAAAGCCATGATAAAAATTTTACAATTCAAGAACAGGAATGAAAATAACGAGCATACTAAAAGATTACATTTATCCTAGGGGCTTATTAACCTAAAAGCAAAAGGGTTTAATGTAAATTTAACATGGCATTAGGTGCTAACTTCAAATTTCCTACCAATCTAAGGATAAATCAAGTGTTCAAAGCATTATATAGTTAAGAATTACGATTCCCCACCCATGGCTAAATGTACAAAAAGTTCAAACTTCCCAATGCAATTTCTAATTTTCTACCATGTTTCATATTAATATTCCACACATGGAGTCTCATTAGTCAAATTAATGTTCAATCACACGTAATTCAAGCGCACATGCTTTGGTCCTTCAACTTTTAAAAGTATGTAACAAAAATGAGCTTAGCTCAACCGTAATTGACTTGACCTTCCATTCTAGAAGTGAGAGGCTCGATTCTTCGGTCCTACAATCACTTGTACTAGAAGAGAAAGAACTTCCAAAAGTATGTAAAAGGTCCCTGGACTATAAAATTTGTGTCTAATTAGAGTCCAACAAATTTGAATTCTATACCTTAAATCATGTGTCTAGTATTTGtagttttgaaagtttaaggaactgaatttctaattttaaaatttgagaaacCAAATATATACAAACCTCAAATCCAAGgactaaatatataatttaaccaatattaaaactaaaagattACATAACCTACCACTTTGAGGCTACCTATTAGGAAATTGATTTGACAAATTGTCATTGTCGGAAATAAGGGGCGTTGTATTGTAAATAAGATATCGAAAGGAATTGTTGTGTCATGACGACCACTACTCTAAAAGCAATTACAGCACAACCGTGGTGCCAATCAAGATGCCAATTGCtcccaaggttaacacagctCCCCTATTACAACGTGCACTCGCTTGAATAAGGAATAGAATCAAGATGAAGAACAAGCTCAGAACGGAATAAAATGAACACAAACCGAGAGAGATCTGGCTTTGAATGCCCAGATTTGGAATGAGGAAGGTGATAGAtaaagaggaagaaaagaagaaaagaacaacTGCCGGATGGGGTTTTCCAATGGGtagaaataataattacaaaactATTTGTCAAATGGGagttataaaattaaatgtatAGTAATAGAATTTATTTCCTTTTTGCGCAACCACAATTACCCGACCTGACCTAACCTAATCGGACAAATGAACGGACAGCGGTAGTGCGCCTATGGTATCAGGATTATGCTATCACCACCAACACATTTTAGTCTCACACCTAGCATGCCTTGATATCTATACCCTGTTGGCATTTCAAAATTCTCCGATGTGAGATAAAACATTGTTCTTTGCTTATGGGCCTAAGCCCACAAGTCATTTCCAACCATCTCCCACAAATGACTATTATGACAGATGAAACAAGTTATACAAATTTTGTTCTAAGTTAAGATAGGATATTATGCTTAAGCAACAATATCTAATGATTTGAATTGATGCATAGTGAAGCAAGGCAAGAACCTTGTTAGAGAGAGTGAGTTACCTCTTAAACTTTCAATAACATTGGTTGAGACCTTCCCAACACAATTCACTCCTTGTTCTTTTCTTGATTTTGCAATATAAATCTGATCTTAATATGACCATGCACATAAACCTAGGGTCATCGTGCTCTTTCATAAAAGGCGGTCACACCTTCATTATCACGTTATATGCTTCATCAAGTTTGTTAAAATAAACCACTCAAAATAAGCTATAAAGACTTCATCATCGTCAATTAAAGATTATGGAACATTCAAAAGGATTTAGTATCGTCCATCTAAGGACTACCCACACAATGgactatggaccatcaagtccaTCGCAATAGACCACCCAAATCAAATGCTATGGATCACTATAGGGTTTCAACCCCATAGTTCACTAAGGAGTCTAGAACTATTTTTCTAGTTGGTCCTTTGGATAAAAAATCAACCAAGTTCTCAAACCTAGTATATTCTAAGGAAATAGTTCCTTCCTTTAACAATTGTTTCACAGCTCCATGTCTAAGACGTATATGTCTTCTTTTGTCATTATAAACTCTATTCGCAGCAAGAGCTAGTGGGCTCCATTGGAAGACTTGCCTTAAATATATTTTCCTGATTTATCTATTTGTACTATTCTATTTATTCCCCCTCTTGACCTATTGTATTTTATCATAAGAtaataagaacaaaaatatCGTGGGTTTTCTCTTGGTACTTGGGTTTCCATTACATAGGTGTTTCATatttttattgctttcaataataAACACTATTCTTGACAATACCTATGGTAGCCTGTAAATCACAGTGTATCGAGACCGGTACAGATGTCCCCCACAAAAGTACATCTCCCATAAGGCTTTTAATCCACTCAGCCTCTTCTTCTACCAATTCCAAAGCAATAAATTCAGATTCCATAATGGATCCAGCTATGCAAGTCTATTTTGCAAACTTCCATGATATTGCTCTACCTCTAAGTAAAAACATATAACCACTAGTTGAGTTGATCTCGTCATTATCCGTAACCCAGTTTGCATCACAATAACCTTCTaatacaacaacaaaaaaaaaatttatagtgCAAACCGTAGTTTATCCAGCCTTTAAGATATTTCAATTGACGATGAAGAGCATCTCAATGAGCTTTATCAGGATTATGTGTGCATCAACATAATCTATTGACAACATATGCAATATCAAGTCTAATGTAATTCATCAAATACATAACACTACCTATGATCTTTGCATACTTGGATTGAAACACACTATCtcctttattcttcttaagatTTATACTAGCCTCATACGGAGTTCTCACTAAAGGGTCATCAAAGCAATCAAACTTTCTTTAATAGTTTTTCGATGTAATGTGATTAACACAGAGAAACCATTTTCCGTTTCCCTTTATTTAACACCAAGTATTACATTAGCTTCCCCTAAGTCTTTCATTACAAAATGTTGCGACAAAAATAATTTGGTATTGTTTATCGACTCTATGTTTGTTCCGAAGATCAgcatatcatcaacatacaaTTCCCATGTTTGATTCACGATTAGAGAATCTAGTTCACTCTTAATGGCTTCTTTCCACATGATAGAGTCTACAAAGTTTAAAGCCTCTTGGTAAGTTTTAGGATCTTCATCTATTAGATACATACATGCAAAATGGCAGTCGATATTATCTTGTCTTTCAACTACAAAGGTGGTTAAAAAATCAGGACCAAACTCTTTCTTAGTTCTCTGCCATTACTCCTAGGTTCTACTTCAAGCATTACACCAGGATAATTAACAATCTCAAATTCATAAATTTTTCCAGAAGCTATGTTATCCCCAGTTTCATGCATGCTATTAGATGAAGGGATAGAAACAgacatatatttaatttcccTTTTCAATGGAAAAACATGCTCAAAAAATTCTGCATCCCCATATTCACATATGGATTTATCATTCAATCACATGAATCTGTATGTAGCACTATTTTGAGCATAGCCATAAACACACAATCAAAGGTTTTAGATTGTTTCTTGAATGCAAGATATGGTACCTTAGTCAAGCATCCCCAAACCTTCAAGTAAGTGAGATTATCGTAGCCTTTCCAAAGTTTGTAAGGAGTTTTATCTAGTTTTTTGTGAGGTACCTTGTTGAGAATAAAACGTGAAGAAAGCACTGCTTCTCCCCACATATTATCAGATAATCCAGAACTTAGCAACATAGCGTTCGTCATTTCCATAAGAGTTCTATTTTTCCGCTTAGGTATACCATTCTGTTGTGGTGAATAAGGGGCAATAAATTCGTGAATAATGCATTTGATTCACAAAATTCTTTAAGATAATCGTCACCGTATTCACCACCTTTATCTGACCTTAACCTTTTTATCTTCTTATCTAATTGATTCTCTACTTCTgctttaaatttcaaaaacatatTGTCAGcttcatattttgtttttatgagATAAATCTTAGTGAATCTAGAATCATTAACAAaagatatataataatttttcccACCTCTACTTGAAGTGTTTTCTAAATAAGCTAGATCAGAATGAATTAATTCTAGTTATTATGTGGACAGATTTGAACGGTTTCTTGATAAATTTAGTTTCTACACAAACAGGACATTTACTAGATTCATGCGTTTCATATGCATTAATTATTCTTAATTCCTTAAGCTTCCTAATCAATGATGATTCACATGACCTAGTCTATGATGCCACATATCAGTAGATTCAACTACGTAAGCAGAACTAGAAGTACTTGCATTCAACATAATAGTATTCAGTACAAAGAGACCATCAGACATATACCCCTTACCAACAAAGTCTCCGTTTTTTGTGAGGATAACCTTGTCACCTTCTAGTACAATCTTAAGACCAGCCCGATTCAACAGACTCCCAGACACCAGATTCCTACGTAAGGAAGGTACATACAATACATTACTTAAGGATAAAATTTTTCCGGAAGTCAATTTCAAAAGAATCTTCCCTTTCCCAAGTGCTCTTGCAGTGGTTGAATTTCCCATGAACGAACATTCTACATCCTCTGTGTTCTCATAATCATGGAGAAGCTTTCAATTTGTGCATAAGTGTCTCGAAGCTTCAATATCAAGAATCCAGTCAGTTTTATTTTCCACCAGGTTGACTTCCACAGCTGTAGCTATTACATCATCTTGTTCAACAAGATTGACTTGAGGTATGGGTCACTAGTTAGGCCTTCCTTTCCTTTGAAGGCATTGATAGGATTTGTGTCCTCCTTTTCCATAGTCATAGCAACTCAGCTTCTTCTTTTCAACTTTTCCATCGACAACTTTGTAGTGTCCCTTCTTTTGAGAGGAACTATTTTTCCTAGATTCTTGTAATTTTTTAACTTGTCTTTGTTAATAGTAAAAGATTCAACTAAGTTAACATTAACTGAATTTGAATTTTCAGAAACTAGCTTATCTTTTTCAGCCTATTGGCTTCTTCCATGCGCATATGGCTTATTAGCTCCTGGATTTTCAAGTCCTTTTTATGTTTCAGATGATTTTGGTAGTCGTTCCACGATGGGAAAAACTTCTCGAACAGAACGTTTGCTTAGAGTATCTCACACATCGTCATTCCTTAAGACATTTGCCACCAAATTTTCATACACATGAAATTTGTTCCACCAAAGATTTGTCGTCTATCATCTAAAAAAGTAGCCATTTTCCAACAACATATTTCTTGCGGCCTGCTTATCTCCACCATACCGTAATTCCAACGTACTCCAAATTACCTTGGCGGATATTTCGACCAAGAACAAATCGAGCATCGCATCTATCATGTGATTTAGCAAGTGGCTACGAACTGCCTTATTGTCCTTCTCATATTTCTCAAGATCAATCGTAGGAGTCGGCTTCAATTGATCAGAAGCATTAGGAGGTCCCTTAGATGATTATGGATTAGTTGCTGCCTTTTCAGTATCAGATGACAACTCTAAGCTAAGCACATAATCGACCTCTAGCTGCTAAAAAAAAATCAGCAATTTTTTAGACCAGCGATGGGAGTTTGCTCCATCAAGCAGTTAAAGTTTGGACAAATCAGGAAAGACCTTGGTATTCTTGATTGACATCGGTAATTGCTTCCAGATTGTTGTAAATAGGATGTCAAAAAGAATTATTGTGTTGTGACAAAACACTGCCTTGAAAACAATTACGGTGTGACCGTGGTGCCAATCGAGATGTCAGTTGTaccccaaggttaacacagcttTCCTATTTCGGCGTGCACTCATCAGAATAAGGAATAGAATCAAGATGAAGAACAAGCTCAAAACGGAATAGAACAAACACAAATAGAGAGATTTGGTTTTGAATGCCCAGATCTggaatgaagaagatgatagataaagaggaagaaaagaagaaaagaaaaaccgcCGGCTAGGGTTTTCCAACGGTTAGAAATAATAGCTACAAAATTAATTGCCAGATAGGAGTTATAAAATTAAACGTATTGGTAATAaaaattatttccttttcgCGCAAGCACAGCTACTCGGGCGGACAGATGGCGACAGCGTGCGTGTGGTGATAGGGTTATGCTATCACCGCCCACACATTTTAGTCACATACCTAGCATGCCTTGGTACTTATACCCTCTTGGCATTTCAAAATTCTCCAACATGGGACAAACATTTTTTGGAGAAATCATTTCCAACACTTTGCTTATGGGCTTATGCACACAAGTCATTTCCAACACTTTGTTGATAGTTTATAGTCCTGAGAGCATTTTAGTATCTTACTTTAACTAAGTTTATTTCTGTTTTTTCTCCCTGTTTTAGGGTTGTGTTCTTGTTTCTACCGTTTAACAGTCCCAATCAAAATTCCTACAAAGATCAACTTATGGGTAATTCTAATCCAGAAATATTCGTATAACTACGCTAAGTACACTTCTGATTGATACTATGAACTCAAAGCCATCATTGATTCTGCTAAAGAAAGTGCCAAAGGATTGAATGTATTcaaatgaaggaaaaaaaaaagaacctgTATGAGAGGCAACAAGTAAGCCAAAGCCCTTTCGGGTCCATTAAGATATCCCAACACCACATTCTTTCCTTCCAAGACAGCTGGAATCGCTGCACAATCCAACTCAGAAGGCGCCAAAATTCCCATTTCTTCTACAGCCCCGGCCAATTCATTGCAAAGCCCCAACTGCCTGAAACCTGTCATCACCTTCTCGCCTCCGTTAGAACTCGACGAATGTTGCGAGATTTTCGACAAGCCTTTGAGTTTTCTGAGCCTGAACTTTTCAAGAAGCGTCGAATCTCTGTTCGATTGCGGCGGCTGATCATTTTCCACGGGGGTGCCATCGGCGGAGGATCTGGAAAAGGTAGAGGAACAAAATGGAGAAGCTAAAAGTGCGTTTGTGGAGAGTGTGAAATTGGGGAAAATAGAGCGCTTCGTTGGAGATAAAAGGATGTTTGCGCAGTGAGAGAGCTCGAGAAGAGCTTTTCTTCTGCTTCCCATGGCGGTGCTGTTCGGAGTTCGGAAGTTAGCCCTGCCCCACACTCGAACTCAATTTGTATGTTACGTTTGAAATTTccaaatcataaatataaattaagaaaaatatctacagagtttttcaattttatttcgTGGGCTTTGTTGTTGTAGCAACAAAGCTGAGGACATAATTTTCcacaaattattttaaattaaaaacattatttaatctaactaaattaatcaaatttaCATAATTTTACacgaaaaaattataattataatttaactttataaaattaaaataatcatttcaatattttccaaattcatcatcttcttcttttaagtcTCTTTGTTTTCTCGTTGATTGAATGTTGAATTTGATTTATTTGTACAGTTTAAATTTCATGTCTTAACATTTTACGTTGCAAACTTAACTATCTAATTTGTatatatccaaataaaatagaaa
This genomic window contains:
- the LOC103496582 gene encoding embryogenesis-like protein, with product MSPRSRLPLYRFLLGISQPSISSSSSCFRRILDFSAKPWRADDLHFSYLMSSNSQFVTLQSFRSFSAASGSSEPDFDQVREVDRINLKFAEAREEIESAMESKETVYFDEEAECARDAVKEVLELYEGLLAKLSDSERKALQRSMGLKIEQLKAELNQLDE
- the LOC103496580 gene encoding uncharacterized protein LOC103496580, with translation MARQLQIIHSSQGTTQVGMAGVSLLLCAFALFMCASHARKWRRRWNACLDYGYEFEDPVIELNQEATVVTTGQVNATEPENDNNEMFFSREQQASIWHKNILMGGKCQLPDFSGVILYDPNGNVVTPAKTPRPLLTWK
- the LOC103496581 gene encoding DEAD-box ATP-dependent RNA helicase 39-like, giving the protein MGSRRKALLELSHCANILLSPTKRSIFPNFTLSTNALLASPFCSSTFSRSSADGTPVENDQPPQSNRDSTLLEKFRLRKLKGLSKISQHSSSSNGGEKVMTGFRQLGLCNELAGAVEEMGILAPSELDCAAIPAVLEGKNVVLGYLNGPERALAYLLPLIQNLKRDEKRYGTRSKHPRAFVMCPTAQLSEELFCMAKYISNYRQLKTPRDNSCGELELQKSASDVSIGLLIGTPDEISELIEEGSVVLDEINYLVFDELDSMFDLGFGPNIKKILTSVRHCNEKCRSIVVTSTLIKMMHEQRSSLVKSLRCGDAGEIAAMVLEIEEEEAFHLMESPDALKSKLADVVESLRPSTQET